The proteins below come from a single Acidimicrobiales bacterium genomic window:
- a CDS encoding PIG-L deacetylase family protein, translating to MARLGECLGAGGPVLAVCAHPDDESFGLGAALSELAETRTVGLVCLTHGEASTIGGEGRNLHEVRAGELSRAAAVLGVSRVALFDHPDGKLETVPVALLADEVGRVAREVDPDLLLVFDDTGVTGHPDHRRATEAALAIDGRLPVLAWVLPAAVARRLNRELKTTFVGRHAHEVDLEVEVDRRRQLEAIACHASQAQGNAVLWRRLELQGEHEAFRWLRPP from the coding sequence ATGGCGAGGCTGGGCGAGTGCCTCGGCGCCGGCGGCCCGGTCCTCGCCGTGTGCGCCCACCCCGATGACGAGAGCTTCGGCCTCGGGGCGGCGCTGAGCGAGCTCGCCGAGACGCGAACGGTCGGCCTCGTCTGCCTCACCCACGGCGAGGCATCGACGATCGGCGGCGAGGGCCGCAACCTGCACGAGGTGCGCGCCGGCGAGCTGTCGAGGGCCGCGGCGGTGCTCGGCGTCTCGCGCGTCGCGCTCTTCGACCACCCCGACGGGAAGCTCGAGACGGTGCCCGTCGCGCTCCTGGCCGACGAGGTGGGCCGCGTCGCGCGCGAGGTCGACCCCGACCTCCTCCTCGTGTTCGACGACACCGGTGTCACCGGCCACCCCGACCACCGCCGCGCCACCGAGGCGGCCCTCGCCATCGACGGCAGGCTCCCCGTCCTCGCCTGGGTGCTCCCGGCGGCCGTGGCACGGCGCCTCAATCGCGAGCTCAAGACGACCTTCGTCGGCCGCCATGCGCACGAGGTCGACCTCGAGGTCGAGGTCGACCGCCGCCGCCAGCTCGAGGCGATCGCCTGCCACGCGAGCCAGGCGCAGGGCAACGCCGTGCTGTGGCGCCGCCTCGAGCTCCAGGGCGAGCACGAGGCCTTCCGCTGGCTGCGACCCCCCTGA
- a CDS encoding YihY/virulence factor BrkB family protein, with the protein MELLKRAVRRLDAFQQRHLLPALVLALVRKYGEDGAGALSVQLTYALFLTVFPLLLLLVTVLGLVLSGDAAARERVLHSAFAEFPVVGQQLRENIHAMRRNSAFGLAVGLGGLVYGATGLAQTGLHAMAEVWGIPRSARPRRAARLARSVAFLAVLGAGLVVTTFLSAFGTFGQHVSLWLAAAGEVLAAILNAGLYWSVFRVLTPRRPEARRLDLVPGAVAGGIAWTVLQAFGGYLVGHDLRRASATYGVFGTVLGLVAWIALGAKLTLYAAELNTVLARRLWPRSLLEAPRPRADAETLELGAGAPH; encoded by the coding sequence GTGGAGCTGCTGAAGCGAGCCGTGCGCCGCCTCGACGCCTTCCAGCAGCGTCACCTCCTCCCGGCCCTCGTGCTCGCCCTCGTAAGGAAGTACGGGGAGGACGGCGCCGGCGCCTTGTCGGTGCAGCTCACGTACGCCCTGTTCCTCACCGTCTTCCCGCTGCTGCTCCTCCTCGTCACCGTGCTCGGCCTCGTGCTCTCGGGCGACGCGGCCGCGCGCGAGCGGGTCCTGCACTCGGCCTTCGCCGAGTTCCCGGTCGTGGGCCAGCAGCTGCGCGAGAACATCCACGCCATGCGGCGCAACTCGGCCTTCGGCCTCGCGGTCGGGCTCGGCGGGCTCGTCTACGGGGCGACGGGCCTCGCCCAGACGGGGCTGCACGCGATGGCGGAGGTGTGGGGCATCCCGCGCTCGGCGCGCCCACGCCGCGCGGCCCGCCTCGCTCGCAGCGTCGCCTTCCTCGCCGTGCTCGGCGCAGGGCTCGTCGTCACGACCTTCCTGTCGGCCTTCGGCACCTTCGGGCAGCACGTCAGCCTCTGGCTCGCCGCAGCCGGCGAGGTCCTCGCCGCGATCTTGAACGCCGGCTTGTACTGGTCCGTCTTCCGCGTGCTCACCCCGAGGCGGCCCGAGGCTCGACGTCTCGATCTCGTCCCCGGCGCGGTCGCCGGCGGGATCGCGTGGACGGTGCTGCAGGCCTTCGGCGGCTACCTCGTGGGCCACGACCTCCGGCGAGCGAGCGCGACCTACGGCGTGTTCGGCACGGTGCTCGGCCTCGTCGCCTGGATCGCGCTCGGCGCGAAGCTCACGCTGTACGCGGCGGAGCTCAACACCGTCCTCGCGCGCCGCCTCTGGCCCCGCTCGCTCCTCGAGGCACCCCGACCGCGAGCCGACGCCGAGACGCTCGAGCTCGGAGCGGGCGCGCCGCACTGA